The genome window AACGCGATCGCCACCTCGCAGATGGCGCTCCCCGAAGAGGCCTGTGCTGCGGTCTATGCGGACTCCCGCTACGACGGCTCGTCGCAGAACCTGTCGCAGACGAGCCTCTCCGCAGACAACGTCTTCGGCGACGACGCCGCGGCCCTGCAGCTGCCCACCATCACGGGAGACGCGGCCGGCGGCTACTCGACCACCCTCGTGGTCGGCGTCGACACGACGACCACCCCCACCGCAGGCTCCGCCCCCTCGGGTGGCGACGGCGGTCCCGGCGGTGGTCAGCCGCCGTCCAACTGATGCTGGGGGCGTTCGACCTCAAGCTCAATACCGTCCTCTTCTCGGGCGTCGCGCTGCCGAGTCCGATCTGGATGTACGAACTGAGCCGATCTGCTAGGCTGATGGTGCAGCGTGTGTTTCGGCCCCCCTCTAGGCCACCACGAAGCCACTGATCAGGGCCATCACGGACCAAGCGCATCGATGCGCGCGGCATCCGCCTTCGATCTCATCATCTTGCGGGCCGCGACATCGCGCGCCCGTCACACAGCAATGAGTATCACCATGAGCATGACCACTTTTTCGCCTTTCGACCCGCTGACCTGGAAACAGGCCGACACCGACGTGCACGTCGCGACCCGAGCCGGCGAATTCGCCGGTTTCGTCGAGTTCGACGGCACCACCCACCTCGCCCGCGACCAGCGGGGCACCGATCTCGGCTCTTTCGAGTCGCTCGACGATGCCCGCGACGCCCTCGAGGGGGCGAATACGCCGCAACGGCGCCCGTCGGCATTCTCGCGGCGACTGCGTCAGGTCCTGCGGCGCGGACCGCATCGGGCGCGCGCCTGACCATCGCCTGTGACCTCACACAGAGTCGTCACAGAGTCCGCGACGTATTCCCCACAGTGCATGTGAGGGGGGTTATGTTGAGGTAAGCGTTGGGCGATCTGCCTTGGGCTTTCCACAGCTCAAGGGCTCCAATCGACAGGAGAGCATCATCTCCATTGCACAGGTCGAAAAGACCGCAGCCACCCTCGGCCGTGTACGTCAGACGTATTCGGGCAACGCAGACATCCCCCCGATGACCCACGCCTACAAGCAGGTGTCCCAGGTCATCCGCGAGACCGGCCTGCTGCAGCGCGCCGGGTGGTTCTACATCTTCGTAGCCACCGGCCTCGCGGTGGCCCTCGGTGGAGTCGTCACCGGCTTCATCCTCCTCGGTGACAGCTGGTTCCAGCTGCTGATGGCCGCAGCTCTCGGCATCATCCTCACGCAGGTGGCGTTCCTCGCCCATGAGGCGGCTCACCGCCAGATCCTCTCGACGGGCCCGGCGAACTTCCGCCTCGCCCGCATCCTCGCCGCAGGCGTGGTCGGGATCAGCTACTCCTGGTGGGACTCCAAGCACACCAAGCATCACGGAAACCCGAACCAGGTGGGCAAGGACCCCGACATCGAGGTCGACACCATCTCGTTCCTCGAGACGGATGCTGCGCAGTCGCGCGGCCTGGTCCGCCTGATCACGCGCAAGCAGGGTTGGTTCTTCTTCCCGCTGCTGACGCTCGAGGGCCTGAACCTCCACTACCTCGGCGTCAAGCACCTCGTGACCAGCAAGAAGGCCAAGGGCCGCTGGATCGAGCTCGGGCTCATCGCTCTCCGCTTCGCGATCGTGCTCGTCCCGGTCTTCCTGATGCTGCCGCTCGGCATGGCCTTCGCCTTCATGGGCGTGCAGATGGCCGTCTTCGGCGTCTACATGGGCGCCTCGTTCGCGCCGAACCACAAGGGCATGCCGATCATCGACCCGAATGCTCGCCTCGACTTCTTCTCGAAGCAGGTGCGCACCTCGCGCAACATCCGTGGCGGATGGTGGGCCACCTGGCTCATGGGAGGCCTCAACTACCAGGTCGAGCACCACCTGTTCCCGAACATGCCCCGCCCGCACCTCTCGAAGGCCCGTGAGGTCGTGCGCGACTACTGTGCAGCCAACAATGTGCCGTACACCGAGACCAGCCTCGGCCAGTCGTACGCGATCGTCATCCAGTACCTCAACCGCGTCGGTCTCGCCGCGGGTGCCGATCCGTTCGACTGCCCTGCAGCCGCGCAGTTCGTCCGCGCGTAGACCTCTCGCGGCTCAGGAGCCGTCCTCCGCATCGAACGGCCCCATCCTCCGGGATGGGGCCGTTCGCGTGCCGGGCCGTCAGTTGCGTCTGATCCAGCGGAACGTCGCGCGACTGAGGATGAAACCCGCCACGAGCCATGCGGTGAGGGCGATCGCCACGAAGCCGAGCTCCCACGATCCGCTCGGCTCGGCCGCCGAGAACGAATCGGGAAGGATCGCCGCGCGCATGCCCTGAGCCATCCACTTCAGGGGGAAGACCGCAGCGACGTTCTGCAGCCATTCCGGCAGTGCGGTGAAGGCGATGTAGACGCCGGAGATGAACTGCAGCAGCAGCACGACCGGGATCACCACCGCAGAGGCGGTCTTTCCGGATCGTGGCACGGCCGAGAGTGCGATGCCGAGGAGAGTGCACGAGAGCAGCCCGAGCACGAAGACCCAGGCGAAGCGCCCCCAGGCCTCGGCGTCGGAAGGCAGCTCCACCTGATACAGGACGACTGCGACCACCAGGAGGAGCGTGATCTGCAGGATGGCGGTGACGAAGACCTCGCCGATCTTGCCGATGAAGTACGTGGCGGGTGAGATCGGAGTGCTGCCCAGCCTCTTGAGGGTGCCGTCGCTCTTCTCCACGGCGATCTCGATCGACAATCCCTGCATGCCCGACAGGAAGATGCCTCCCGCCACGAGCCCGGGGAGGTAGTACGTCGCCATGCTGATCTTGTCTGCGCCGTCGCCGATGTCGCCTGTGAAGATCGTCGCGAAGATGAGGTACATCAGCGTCGGGAACAGGAAAGTGAAGAAGACCTGATCGCTGGCGCGGAAGTATTGACGCAGTTCGAACGGGATGCGGCGGAGCCCGAGGCGGATGGTCCGAGCGAGCCCGAATCCGTCGGTGGCGGTCGTGGTGCTCATGCGGACTCCCTCGCATCGGCCCGCAGGCCGTCGGCATCGGCATCGGCGCCGACTCCGTGCTCGCGGATGAGGCCGAGGTAGATGTCCTCGAGTGTGGGACGCACCACCTCGAGGCTGTCCGGCTCGCCGCCCGCACGCTGAAGCTCGGAGACGACCGCACCGGGAGTCGTGGTGCGCTGTTCTCGGCGCACCCCCGCGGCATCCCTCCACCGCACCATCGGCGTCCGCGCCTCGGGGCCGCCGATCTCATCTATCCGACCGACGGCCACGATCCGACCGTCCGTGATCACGGCAGCTCGATCTCCGAGACGCGCCGCCTCGTCGAGGTAGTGGGTCGTCAGCAGGATGCTGGTGCCCTCCGCCTTCAAGGTGCGGATGAGCTGCCAGAACTGCTGCCGTGCCTCGGGGTCGAAACCCGTCGTCGGCTCATCGAGGAACAGCAGCTCCGGTCGGCCGATGATCCCCAGAGCGACGTCGAGACGTCGTTGCTGGCCGCCCGACAGCTTGCCCGCTCTCGATCGCTGCTTGTGCTCGAGCCCCACCGCGGCGATAACCTCGTCGACCGAGCGAGGGTCCGGGTAGTAGCCGGCGAACTCGGTGAGCAGCTCGCGCACGGTGAAGTTCCCGGCCTCGCCGGTGGACTGCAGCACTATTCCGAGTCGTGCCTTCCATGCCAGGCCGCCTCGCTGGGGATCGACTCCGAGCACGCGCACGTCACCGGAGGTGCGGTGTCGATAGCCCTCGAGGATCTCGATGGTCGTCGACTTGCCCGCGCCGTTCGGGCCGAGGAGCGCGAAGGTCTCTCCACGGCGGATGTCGAAGCTGATGCCGTCGACCGCGACGGCGCCGCCGTACTCTTTGCGGAGGTCCCGCACCTCGATCACGCTGTCTGTCATAGGTACAGCGTGCACGCTGAAGGGCCGGAGCGATAGCCGGGGGGGCATGAAACGGGGGCGTGGGCGGATATCCGCACACGCCCCCGTTTCGTCAGTCAGGAGAGGGTGCTCAGCGCGAGGCCTTCTCGTCGGACTCGACGACCTCGATCGTGATCTTGCCGTCGATGGTCTCGGCGTCGTCGTCGAGCAGCTCGTCTTCCAGCGCCTCGTCGCCGCGGAACTCCGAGGTCGGCTCGTCGGCCGCATCCGTGTCGTCGGCCTCGGTATCGTCGATCAGCTCTGCATCGATGGCCTCGACGGTGTCGAGCTCGTCGACCCCCTCGGCGTCCGCTGAGGTCCCGACGGTCGGCGCTTCGTTGCTGAAGATGCCGTCGGGGCGGATCAGCTCGCGGACCTCGGCCATGAAGCTGGCGAGCTGCTGCTGCTGCCAGCGCAGCTGCCTGGCCTGGTCTTCGGCGTCGCGCAGCACCGCGGAGGTGTGGCTCGTCACGGAGTCGACGATCTTCTGCGACTTCACGCGGGCGCGGTCGAGGGTGTCACGCGCCCGCACCTGGGCATCCGCCTCGATGGTCTGCGCCTGCGAGCGCATCAGGCGCTCGTAGTCGTCAGCCTTGCCCGAGATGCGCTGCGCGTGCTCGAGCGATGCGGCGACCTGCTCGTTCGCGTCGGTGGTGATGCGCTCGGCGTGGGCGACGGCCTGATTGTGCAGCACCAGGAACTCCTGCTGTGCGTCGTCCTGGCGGCGGGTGAGGGTCTCCTCGAACTCGAGCACGCGGGCGTTCATCTCGCGCACTTCGCGCTCGGCGTCCGCGCGCAGCTGCGTGGTCTCGCGCGTGACGAGAGAGCGCAGCGCCGCTGCGCCCTTCTCGGCCTCGGTGCGGATGGCCGTGGCCTCCTGCGTCGCCTGGTGCACCTTCTCGGCCGCGTGCGCAGCCTCGCGCTCGAGCGTTGCTTGGTGCGCGGTGTACTCGGTGTCGATCTTGAGACGCACCTGATCGGCGTCGTGCTGCGCCTGCGCGATGATACGCGTGACGTCGGCGTCGGCCTCGGCGCGCTGCGTCGTGACCTCTTCGCGCGCGGCAGCCATCAGGCGGTCGGCCTGAACCGCGGCGTTCTGGATGAGCACGTTCGCCTGCTCCTCGGCGACGCGGAGGATGGCCTCGAACTGCTCGCGGGACGGCGCTTCCTGGCCATCGGCCCGAGGAGTGTCGACGAGTTCGTTGGTGAGGGTGGCCACCTGCGCCTCGGTCTCGGCTGCCTTCGCCTTGGCGGCGAGCAGCTCGGCTTCGAGCTCTTCCCGAGCGATGCGCTCTTCGTCGCGGAGAGCCTCGACTGCATCCTCATGACGGGCCTCGGTCGCGGCGAGATCGGCCTTGGCCTGCTGCAGCTGGTTGCGCAGTGTGCTGAGAGCAGAGTCGACCTCGGCCTTGTCGTATCCGCGGAAAGAGGCGGTGAAACCGGACTGCTCGCGCTGCTGCTCGCGAGGGTTCTCTTCGATCAGCTTGTCGAAGAAGTCGGGGGTGCGGTCGTTGTCGGGTGATGCACTCATGGGTCAGCCTTTCCGGCGCAGGTCACAGGGACTGAGAACTGTGATGAGAAGTGGTGCCGTCGTTGTCCGGCTGCAGGTTGTCGGGGCGTCATCGGCAATACCACAGCCTAGTTGCGACGGCTGTGAGATGCACCCGGTCCTGGGGAGAGCGAGGGAGCGCAACCGTTGCGGCGGCCCGGTTCGCGGACTCTCACCGGAGCTCGGACGACATCTGATCGCTGCAATCGCGTAATGAAACATATCGATATGCATCTCTAAAGGTGGGGAGATGCGCACGTCGGGTGCGCGTTCGTGCGTTCGTGATGGGGAGGCCATCGGATGAAGTTCAGCAGGACACCGTTGACGCGGGGGGTCGCGGCAGTCGCACTCGGCGCGGTCGTGGCACTGGGGCTATGGGCAGTGGCTGCGCCTGCGAGCGCGGATGTGCCGTCGGAGCCCGCGGCCGAGTTCACCGCACCTCTGTGCGAGGGCACGACTCTGGACGACCCGACGAACGCGGCCGGCGTGGTGCAGAACCTCGCCTCCGTCTTCGGCACGCGGCTCGTCGAGTACAACGCGGGCAACATCGTTCCGCTGTACGACGTGTTCGGAGCGAACGAGCTCAACGGCTATCCCGCGGTGTGCGGCACCCGGTACGTCGAGGGCGTCGGCGCGGTCTCGGAGTGGATGTTCTGCACCGACTACTTCTCGCACGTGTGCAGCGGGGTGAACCAGAACGGGGATCTGCTCGACATCGACGGCAACGCGATCCCCGGGGTCGAGGCTCTCGACGACCCCAATCCGAAGCTCACCGCCGACCAGGAGAAGCTGATCGCGTATCTGATCCAGCACGGTCAGGAGACATATGCGGGCACCGGATACTTCTCGCTCAACGACGCATCGAGCGCCGTGGCGGATGAGACGTCGTGGGAGCGTGCTGCGCTCCAGGTCCTCGTCTGGTGCATCAGCGACCCCGTGGGTCCGACCCCCGCGGGTGCGGAGATCGACCGCGCCGCGACCTGCGAGACCAACATGAGCGCAGCGCGCCAGGCGGAGATCCTCGCCGGCCTGCCCGATGACCCCTCCCTGATCGTCGCGGGGCCCGTCGAGCCGCTCGAGGTCGGGCAGACCGCCGAGTTCTCGGTGACCACCGACATCTTCACCTCCTCGCTCGCAGTGTCCACGCAGGGCGTCGCAGGCACGCTGTCGGTCATCAGCGGGCCGGGTATCCTCAGCGGATCCGATCTGCAGGTGGCTGGAAGCGGAGAGCCCGTGACCGTGGTCCTGGGGCTCACTGCCACCGCGGCCGGCACCGCTGACCTCGCTGTGCAGGCGACGCCCGCGGCGACGACGCACATCGGATGGAATCAGAGCCCGGCGGTCGCCGCGGACAGCAAGCCGTGCCAGGTCTTCGCGACCTTCCATGCGGCCGACCAGGTGGTGCTGGGCGGTGTGGCATCGGCGACTTTCGTCGCCGTGGACACGGACGGTGATGTGGACGCCGGAGCCGGTGCGGGAGGAAACGCCGGCACGGGTGGCAACGCAGATGCCGGCGGGAATGCAGGTGCAGGGGGAGCAGGTGGCTCCGCCGCGGGCGCTGACGCCAACGGCGCGGGCAGTGGGTCCGGTGGAGCAGGTACTGCCCGGGGCGGCCTCGCCTCGACCGGTTCCGAGCCGATCTCGCCGGTCGTGCTGATCGCGGCTTTCGCGGCGGTTGTCGGAGGTGCCGTCCTCGCACTGCGGTCGCGCCGTGGTCAGGCGGCGACGGTCGAGGCCTGATCCGAGACGACGTCGTGTGAACAGAAACGGTCAGCATTGCGATGCTGACCGTTTCTGCGTTCGCGCGCAGGGACTACTCGAGTGACCAGGTGCCGGTGGCGTCGTCATGCCGATGGCGCAGCGCAGGCCCGGCGGTGGTCGCGACGCCGCGAGCGCTCGCGGCTGAGGCGATTCCCGAGCGCAGGTCCGCCCAGAACTCCGTGGTCTGCGGCTTCCCGAGGTACTCCCGGAACCGTTCGATCTGCACGCGAGTG of Microbacterium sp. LWH13-1.2 contains these proteins:
- a CDS encoding ABC transporter ATP-binding protein, which translates into the protein MTDSVIEVRDLRKEYGGAVAVDGISFDIRRGETFALLGPNGAGKSTTIEILEGYRHRTSGDVRVLGVDPQRGGLAWKARLGIVLQSTGEAGNFTVRELLTEFAGYYPDPRSVDEVIAAVGLEHKQRSRAGKLSGGQQRRLDVALGIIGRPELLFLDEPTTGFDPEARQQFWQLIRTLKAEGTSILLTTHYLDEAARLGDRAAVITDGRIVAVGRIDEIGGPEARTPMVRWRDAAGVRREQRTTTPGAVVSELQRAGGEPDSLEVVRPTLEDIYLGLIREHGVGADADADGLRADARESA
- a CDS encoding ABC transporter permease, which produces MSTTTATDGFGLARTIRLGLRRIPFELRQYFRASDQVFFTFLFPTLMYLIFATIFTGDIGDGADKISMATYYLPGLVAGGIFLSGMQGLSIEIAVEKSDGTLKRLGSTPISPATYFIGKIGEVFVTAILQITLLLVVAVVLYQVELPSDAEAWGRFAWVFVLGLLSCTLLGIALSAVPRSGKTASAVVIPVVLLLQFISGVYIAFTALPEWLQNVAAVFPLKWMAQGMRAAILPDSFSAAEPSGSWELGFVAIALTAWLVAGFILSRATFRWIRRN
- a CDS encoding acyl-CoA desaturase, which translates into the protein MISIAQVEKTAATLGRVRQTYSGNADIPPMTHAYKQVSQVIRETGLLQRAGWFYIFVATGLAVALGGVVTGFILLGDSWFQLLMAAALGIILTQVAFLAHEAAHRQILSTGPANFRLARILAAGVVGISYSWWDSKHTKHHGNPNQVGKDPDIEVDTISFLETDAAQSRGLVRLITRKQGWFFFPLLTLEGLNLHYLGVKHLVTSKKAKGRWIELGLIALRFAIVLVPVFLMLPLGMAFAFMGVQMAVFGVYMGASFAPNHKGMPIIDPNARLDFFSKQVRTSRNIRGGWWATWLMGGLNYQVEHHLFPNMPRPHLSKAREVVRDYCAANNVPYTETSLGQSYAIVIQYLNRVGLAAGADPFDCPAAAQFVRA
- a CDS encoding cell division initiation protein, whose translation is MSASPDNDRTPDFFDKLIEENPREQQREQSGFTASFRGYDKAEVDSALSTLRNQLQQAKADLAATEARHEDAVEALRDEERIAREELEAELLAAKAKAAETEAQVATLTNELVDTPRADGQEAPSREQFEAILRVAEEQANVLIQNAAVQADRLMAAAREEVTTQRAEADADVTRIIAQAQHDADQVRLKIDTEYTAHQATLEREAAHAAEKVHQATQEATAIRTEAEKGAAALRSLVTRETTQLRADAEREVREMNARVLEFEETLTRRQDDAQQEFLVLHNQAVAHAERITTDANEQVAASLEHAQRISGKADDYERLMRSQAQTIEADAQVRARDTLDRARVKSQKIVDSVTSHTSAVLRDAEDQARQLRWQQQQLASFMAEVRELIRPDGIFSNEAPTVGTSADAEGVDELDTVEAIDAELIDDTEADDTDAADEPTSEFRGDEALEDELLDDDAETIDGKITIEVVESDEKASR